From the genome of Amycolatopsis sp. NBC_01488, one region includes:
- a CDS encoding alpha-L-arabinofuranosidase B translates to MTASTASAAASLPCDIYGAAGTACVAAHSTTRALYGTYNGPLYQVQRASDGAKTNIGLLAAGGYANAAAQDSFCAGTTCLITEIYDQSPRHNDLTIEGPGGAGGQDTGVPADALPVTAGGHQVYGASFSGRMGYRDNSTSGVAKNGQPEGMYMITSGTHVNGACCFDYGNAETNNQDTGNGHMDALNFGTECWFQPCYGAGPWVQADLENGLFQSGAGGSQNSANTGVTAPFVTALLKNNGQNFFALKDGNAQSGGLRTTYSGSEPTRAGYSPMHQEGAIVLGTGGDNSNGSIGSFFEGVMTAGLPTDAADNAVQANVVSVGYGGPTGATGTLNPGSEISVRATTACCTSDYLRHQNDNAVISPVSSTLDKNDATWIVRRGLASASCVSFESRNYPGDFLRHFNFQVYRQPMDGSAAFRADATFCPVAGKSGQGTSFRSYNYSGKYLRHYNNTVYIADTSGAHAFDSATSYNDDVSWVVAQPWAP, encoded by the coding sequence ATGACCGCCTCGACCGCTTCGGCCGCCGCTTCGCTGCCGTGTGACATCTACGGGGCGGCGGGCACGGCGTGCGTCGCCGCGCACAGCACCACGCGCGCTCTCTACGGCACCTACAACGGCCCGCTGTACCAAGTCCAGCGCGCATCCGACGGCGCGAAGACCAACATCGGCCTGCTGGCGGCGGGCGGCTACGCCAACGCGGCGGCCCAGGACTCCTTCTGCGCCGGGACGACCTGCCTGATCACCGAGATCTACGACCAGTCCCCGCGGCACAACGACCTGACGATCGAAGGTCCCGGCGGTGCGGGCGGCCAGGACACCGGCGTCCCCGCGGACGCCCTGCCGGTCACCGCCGGCGGCCACCAGGTCTACGGCGCCTCGTTCTCCGGCCGGATGGGCTACCGCGACAACTCGACGTCCGGCGTCGCGAAGAACGGCCAGCCCGAGGGCATGTACATGATCACCTCCGGCACCCACGTCAACGGCGCCTGCTGCTTCGACTACGGCAACGCCGAGACGAACAACCAGGACACCGGCAACGGGCACATGGACGCCCTCAACTTCGGCACCGAGTGCTGGTTCCAGCCGTGCTACGGCGCCGGTCCCTGGGTGCAGGCCGACCTGGAGAACGGGCTGTTCCAGTCCGGCGCGGGCGGCAGCCAGAACTCCGCGAACACCGGCGTCACGGCACCGTTCGTCACCGCGCTGCTGAAGAACAACGGCCAGAACTTCTTCGCGCTCAAGGACGGCAACGCGCAGTCGGGCGGCCTCCGGACGACCTACTCCGGCTCCGAGCCGACGCGCGCCGGGTACTCGCCGATGCACCAGGAGGGCGCGATCGTCCTGGGCACCGGCGGTGACAACAGCAACGGCTCGATCGGGTCGTTCTTCGAAGGCGTGATGACGGCCGGGCTGCCGACCGACGCGGCGGACAACGCGGTGCAGGCCAACGTCGTCTCGGTCGGCTACGGCGGCCCGACCGGCGCCACCGGCACCCTGAACCCCGGCTCGGAGATCTCCGTGCGCGCGACCACCGCGTGCTGCACGAGCGACTACCTCCGTCACCAGAACGACAACGCGGTGATCTCGCCGGTCAGCTCCACCCTGGACAAGAACGACGCCACCTGGATCGTCCGCCGCGGGCTGGCCAGTGCGTCCTGCGTGTCGTTCGAATCCCGCAACTACCCCGGGGACTTCCTGCGCCACTTCAACTTCCAGGTGTACCGCCAGCCGATGGACGGCAGCGCGGCCTTCCGCGCCGACGCCACGTTCTGCCCGGTCGCCGGGAAGAGCGGGCAGGGCACGTCGTTCCGCTCGTACAACTACTCCGGGAAGTACCTGCGGCACTACAACAACACCGTGTACATCGCCGACACGAGCGGTGCGCACGCGTTCGACAGCGCGACGTCGTACAACGACGACGTCAGCTGGGTCGTCGCTCAGCCCTGGGCGCCCTGA
- a CDS encoding glycosyltransferase yields the protein MSVLWGVSFDATALSGVVVEFLKTARRFAGHRVHLDLGYDIKADKGAFFRPYRDEATLLPEWVTLDRVAGLDGIRGYDREFVERVLHDVVQHGDETPRPEIDRIASELAEKIVATWERLGVTVVMVENGTLPENIAYTEALYRAIDRYGSRHRLGRFVFWRDHDLMWQSEPGIAKYGHFPYPGVPAPRNSPHIHYFALHDQALAKTLEWVPGLRNIDVLPNAFAIAPARIDERNAGFRRDHGIPDGVPLLARITRIIPQKRVDRDLHLLALLPDAWLFVAGDVGEAPAEHVRLTDLADRLGVRDRVVFGGWLTPYDTAVPGRYSVRDLLAHATVVSFLTSYDYESYGNPISEAIASGTPYLTSGYELYDVVHGRKGFRAPVLDLRARDLPDAAFAREVAELITDEGTRADVVRANSELGQAHFGTRVVDDLVDRLYPPPMGAATRLSVVLPVFNEAANLPEVLRTLHEQRDGDDPLDKSRYEVVLVDNNSTDDTVAVARAFAASHPDLALHVIAEVEQGVSCARRAGMDFAAARSRNRPDTDPGERFYLVSADADCRVDPHWLSELFTAMEESKAAIGVCDYYYDAGHFTGRPRLWDAIQRTLRCRAVTFSLFGGFPDGKGFAVERDAYERAGGIEIFYQLQDGKFVSHLSDDWDFGIKVAGGGDAITYAPRSRVEINPRRVDHAIDEVIAGRAYGSDGIIVMRDIRPSAPAAASDLTEAEARQAWEFSIKDFTPKNTILPVLLTPTLLEDDAVITFFGADLASRLARRIAEIRDEMRVVDFTPIHAYKTPSYRLYFEFADELFACLRRHVGEDIGFPPPLPPCLAEIPPERFAEFVHYYCEDRESGEAHNYFGNGGVF from the coding sequence ATGTCAGTCCTCTGGGGTGTGTCCTTCGACGCCACCGCGCTGTCCGGCGTCGTCGTCGAGTTCCTCAAGACGGCGCGCCGGTTCGCCGGGCACCGCGTCCACCTCGACCTCGGCTACGACATCAAGGCCGACAAGGGCGCGTTCTTCCGGCCCTACCGCGACGAAGCCACCCTGCTGCCGGAGTGGGTCACGCTCGACCGCGTGGCAGGCCTCGACGGGATCCGCGGCTACGACCGCGAATTCGTCGAACGCGTGCTGCACGACGTCGTCCAGCACGGCGACGAGACGCCGCGTCCGGAGATCGACCGGATCGCCTCCGAGCTGGCCGAGAAGATCGTGGCGACGTGGGAACGCCTCGGCGTCACGGTGGTGATGGTCGAGAACGGCACCCTGCCCGAGAACATCGCCTACACCGAAGCGCTCTACCGCGCGATCGACCGCTACGGCAGCCGCCACCGCCTGGGCCGGTTCGTGTTCTGGCGCGACCACGACCTCATGTGGCAGAGCGAGCCGGGCATCGCCAAGTACGGCCACTTCCCCTACCCCGGGGTTCCCGCACCGCGGAACTCGCCGCACATCCACTACTTCGCGCTCCACGACCAGGCGCTGGCCAAAACCCTGGAGTGGGTGCCCGGCCTGCGGAACATCGACGTCCTGCCGAACGCGTTCGCCATCGCGCCGGCGCGGATCGACGAGCGCAACGCGGGCTTCCGGCGTGACCACGGCATTCCCGACGGCGTCCCGCTGCTCGCCCGGATCACGCGGATCATCCCGCAGAAGCGCGTCGACCGGGACCTCCACCTCCTGGCGCTCCTGCCGGACGCCTGGCTGTTCGTCGCGGGCGACGTCGGCGAAGCGCCCGCCGAGCACGTGCGCCTCACGGATCTGGCGGACCGGCTGGGCGTCCGCGACCGCGTGGTGTTCGGCGGCTGGCTGACGCCGTACGACACGGCCGTGCCCGGCCGGTACTCGGTGCGGGACCTGCTCGCGCACGCGACGGTCGTGTCCTTCCTGACCTCCTACGACTACGAGAGCTACGGCAACCCGATCAGCGAGGCGATCGCGTCCGGGACGCCGTACCTCACCAGCGGGTACGAGCTGTACGACGTCGTCCACGGCCGCAAGGGGTTCCGGGCGCCCGTGCTGGACCTCCGGGCCCGCGACCTGCCGGACGCGGCGTTCGCCCGCGAAGTCGCCGAGCTGATCACCGACGAAGGGACACGAGCGGACGTGGTGCGGGCGAACTCCGAACTCGGACAGGCGCACTTCGGCACGCGGGTCGTCGACGACCTCGTCGACCGGCTCTACCCACCGCCGATGGGCGCGGCCACCCGGCTTTCCGTCGTGCTGCCGGTGTTCAACGAGGCCGCTAACCTGCCGGAGGTCCTGCGGACGCTGCACGAGCAGCGTGACGGCGACGATCCGCTCGACAAGAGCCGGTACGAAGTCGTGCTCGTCGACAACAACTCGACCGACGACACCGTGGCCGTCGCGCGCGCCTTCGCGGCGTCGCACCCGGACCTCGCGCTGCACGTCATCGCCGAAGTCGAGCAGGGCGTCTCGTGCGCGCGGCGGGCGGGGATGGACTTCGCCGCGGCGCGCAGCCGGAACCGGCCGGACACCGACCCGGGGGAGCGGTTCTACCTCGTGTCGGCCGACGCCGACTGCCGCGTCGACCCGCACTGGCTGAGCGAGCTGTTCACCGCGATGGAGGAGAGCAAAGCCGCGATCGGCGTCTGCGACTACTACTACGACGCCGGCCACTTCACCGGCCGTCCCCGGCTGTGGGACGCGATCCAGCGGACGCTGCGGTGCCGTGCCGTCACGTTCTCGCTGTTCGGCGGGTTCCCGGACGGCAAGGGCTTCGCCGTCGAGCGTGACGCGTACGAGCGCGCCGGCGGCATCGAAATCTTCTACCAGCTGCAGGACGGGAAGTTCGTCAGCCACCTCTCCGACGACTGGGACTTCGGGATCAAGGTCGCCGGCGGCGGCGACGCGATCACGTACGCGCCGCGCTCGCGCGTCGAGATCAACCCGCGCCGCGTCGACCACGCCATCGACGAGGTCATCGCCGGCCGCGCCTACGGCTCCGACGGCATCATCGTCATGCGCGACATCCGGCCTTCGGCGCCCGCTGCCGCTTCGGATCTGACCGAGGCCGAGGCCCGGCAGGCGTGGGAGTTCTCGATCAAGGACTTCACGCCGAAGAACACGATCCTGCCGGTGCTGTTGACGCCCACGCTGCTCGAAGACGACGCGGTCATCACGTTTTTCGGCGCCGACCTGGCCTCCCGGCTCGCGCGGCGGATCGCCGAAATCCGCGACGAGATGCGTGTCGTCGACTTCACGCCGATCCACGCGTACAAGACGCCGTCGTACCGGCTGTACTTCGAGTTCGCCGACGAGCTGTTCGCCTGCCTCCGACGGCACGTCGGCGAGGACATCGGCTTCCCGCCGCCCCTCCCGCCGTGCCTCGCGGAGATCCCGCCGGAGCGCTTCGCGGAGTTCGTCCACTACTACTGCGAGGACCGGGAATCCGGAGAGGCCCACAACTACTTCGGCAACGGAGGGGTGTTCTGA
- a CDS encoding GH25 family lysozyme, with translation MSRTVAGHDERRWRARFAGACALAVFAAVVVTTPAQAAPDYSLAETNFAGTQIAVHEGVQGTARAETTDQTLGHDVSGHQGAVDWGAAAGAGAKFAYVKATEGTGFVNPQFSGQYDGAHTAGLIRGAYHFARPDVSGGAEQAEYFIAHGGGWRPDGTTLPGALDIEYNPYGDVCYGKSPADMTAWIADFTRTYLAKVQRSALIYTSTGWWKRCTGNTGRFGNTDPLWLARYAPQIGELPAGWDKQSIWQFARGGGLPGDQNYYNGPIGRVQALAKG, from the coding sequence ATGAGCCGAACCGTTGCCGGACACGACGAACGGCGGTGGCGGGCCCGGTTCGCGGGAGCCTGCGCGCTGGCCGTGTTCGCTGCGGTGGTCGTCACGACGCCCGCGCAGGCCGCGCCCGACTATTCGCTCGCCGAAACGAACTTCGCCGGCACGCAGATCGCGGTGCACGAAGGCGTCCAGGGCACCGCCCGCGCCGAGACGACCGACCAGACGCTCGGCCATGACGTCAGCGGGCACCAGGGCGCGGTCGACTGGGGCGCCGCGGCCGGCGCCGGCGCGAAGTTCGCCTACGTCAAGGCGACCGAGGGCACCGGGTTCGTCAACCCGCAGTTCAGCGGGCAGTACGACGGCGCGCACACCGCCGGCCTGATCCGCGGCGCGTACCACTTCGCCCGCCCGGACGTCTCGGGCGGCGCCGAACAGGCCGAGTACTTCATCGCCCACGGCGGCGGCTGGCGCCCCGACGGCACGACGCTGCCGGGCGCGCTGGACATCGAATACAACCCGTACGGCGACGTCTGCTACGGCAAGAGCCCGGCCGACATGACGGCGTGGATCGCGGACTTCACGCGCACGTACCTGGCGAAGGTGCAGCGCAGCGCGCTGATCTACACGAGCACGGGCTGGTGGAAGCGGTGCACCGGCAACACCGGCCGGTTCGGGAACACCGACCCGCTGTGGCTCGCGCGCTACGCCCCGCAGATCGGCGAGCTCCCGGCGGGCTGGGACAAGCAGAGCATCTGGCAGTTCGCCCGCGGCGGCGGGCTGCCGGGGGACCAGAACTACTACAACGGCCCGATCGGCCGCGTCCAGGCGCTGGCCAAGGGCTAG
- a CDS encoding SAM-dependent methyltransferase, whose amino-acid sequence MTDQEGADWIPPGADISRPSVARIYDYLLGGAHNLAADRAVAQKLEAIQPQVATVARRNRAFLRRVVRFMLEQGVRQFLDLGSGIPTVGNVHEVAQSVDPDAKVVYVDYEPVAVAHSLMLLKDNPNAEALEADATNTEAVLGSGPVEHLLDLGKPVGLLAITLGHYLPDVRSVFGAYRDALAPGSHLALTHLTNDFAVLRDPKIAETMRSTQDHIYPRSRDEVLALFDGFELVEPGLTTSANWRPDRLTPVVDPEEDGLYAGVGVKPQASRG is encoded by the coding sequence ATGACCGACCAGGAAGGCGCGGACTGGATCCCGCCCGGCGCCGACATTTCGCGGCCCAGCGTCGCCCGGATCTACGACTACCTGCTCGGCGGGGCGCACAACCTCGCCGCCGATCGAGCCGTCGCCCAGAAGCTCGAAGCCATCCAGCCCCAGGTCGCCACGGTGGCCAGGCGGAACCGGGCGTTCCTGCGGCGCGTCGTGCGGTTCATGCTCGAGCAGGGCGTCCGGCAGTTCCTCGACCTCGGCTCCGGCATCCCGACCGTCGGCAACGTCCACGAAGTCGCGCAGAGCGTCGATCCCGACGCCAAGGTCGTCTACGTCGACTACGAACCGGTGGCCGTCGCGCACAGCCTCATGCTGCTCAAGGACAACCCGAACGCCGAGGCGCTCGAGGCCGACGCCACGAACACCGAAGCCGTGCTGGGTTCCGGGCCGGTCGAGCACCTGCTCGACCTCGGGAAACCGGTCGGGCTGCTGGCCATCACGCTGGGGCACTACCTGCCGGACGTGCGGAGTGTCTTCGGCGCCTACCGGGACGCGCTCGCCCCCGGCAGCCACCTCGCGCTCACCCACCTGACCAACGACTTCGCCGTCCTGCGGGACCCCAAGATCGCCGAGACCATGCGGTCGACCCAGGACCACATCTACCCCCGTTCGCGCGACGAGGTCCTCGCCCTCTTCGACGGCTTCGAACTCGTCGAGCCGGGTTTGACCACCTCGGCGAACTGGCGGCCGGACCGGCTCACCCCCGTCGTCGACCCCGAAGAGGACGGCCTCTACGCCGGGGTGGGCGTCAAACCTCAGGCGTCACGCGGGTAA
- a CDS encoding GDSL-type esterase/lipase family protein, whose amino-acid sequence MRAAHRIALLVTISAVVVASAPSADGAGHAWFTSWAQSQDGHADAPVSGQSLRMITHLSQGGDAVRVRLQNTFGTGPLTIGHATAGLSTSGAAVSGVRDLTFAGRPAVTIPVGGDVWSDETRLTTRPDTNLAVSMFVAGTATPGRHGAGLRDNYLTAAGSGDHTADGSGDAFTSTVGSTYVVSAVDVHNTALKGTVVPFGSSVVDGIGSTNCGPGCTQLGADRRWTDDLARRIVAQAPPSAQLAVANAGVSGTTSAPSCPAMPPSVAGLDASSRLDRDVLALHGVTAVLYYYGTNDLAYGCDGATILDSYRAVFQRLRAAGIAVYVTPSTPRPGYDDRANLARHEIGLFVSRWDSCGGTCAGVVDFDQVLKDPLKPNRILPAYDNGDGIHANAAGQQALADFVSLPMLAGRR is encoded by the coding sequence GTGCGAGCAGCCCACCGAATCGCCTTGCTGGTCACGATTTCCGCGGTGGTCGTCGCCTCGGCGCCCAGTGCGGACGGGGCCGGCCACGCCTGGTTCACGTCGTGGGCGCAGTCGCAGGACGGGCACGCGGACGCGCCCGTGTCCGGCCAGTCGCTGCGCATGATCACCCACCTCAGCCAGGGCGGCGACGCCGTGCGCGTCCGGCTCCAGAACACCTTCGGCACCGGCCCGCTGACCATCGGGCACGCCACCGCTGGGCTCAGCACCAGCGGCGCCGCGGTTTCGGGGGTGCGCGACCTGACCTTCGCCGGCCGGCCCGCCGTCACGATCCCGGTGGGTGGCGACGTCTGGAGCGACGAAACCCGGCTCACGACGCGCCCGGACACGAACCTCGCGGTGAGCATGTTCGTGGCGGGCACGGCTACGCCCGGCCGCCACGGCGCGGGCCTGCGGGACAACTACCTGACGGCGGCCGGCTCGGGGGACCACACGGCCGATGGTTCGGGCGACGCGTTCACTTCCACCGTCGGCTCGACGTACGTGGTCAGCGCCGTCGACGTGCACAACACGGCGCTGAAGGGCACGGTCGTCCCGTTCGGCAGCTCGGTCGTCGACGGCATCGGCAGCACCAACTGCGGCCCCGGCTGCACCCAGCTCGGCGCCGACCGGCGCTGGACCGACGACCTGGCGCGGCGCATCGTCGCCCAGGCGCCCCCTTCGGCCCAGCTGGCGGTGGCCAACGCGGGCGTCTCGGGCACGACGAGTGCGCCGTCGTGCCCGGCGATGCCGCCGTCGGTGGCGGGCCTGGACGCGTCGAGCCGCCTCGACCGCGACGTCCTGGCGCTGCACGGCGTCACGGCGGTGCTCTACTACTACGGCACGAACGACCTCGCCTACGGCTGCGACGGCGCGACGATCCTCGACAGCTACCGTGCGGTGTTCCAGCGGCTGCGCGCGGCCGGGATCGCCGTCTACGTCACGCCGAGCACGCCGCGCCCCGGCTACGACGACCGGGCCAACCTGGCCCGGCACGAGATCGGGCTGTTCGTCTCCCGCTGGGACTCGTGCGGCGGCACGTGTGCCGGCGTGGTGGACTTCGACCAGGTGCTCAAGGACCCGCTGAAGCCCAACCGCATCCTCCCGGCCTACGACAACGGCGACGGCATCCACGCCAACGCGGCGGGCCAGCAGGCCCTGGCGGACTTCGTCTCGCTCCCGATGCTGGCCGGGCGTCGGTGA
- a CDS encoding radical SAM protein: MTLAYEEAIGSLHALDPAWPRPAVLDVLEAPANRHLLDFVQEDPFGAHVFPGNVPGSPSEFLRDLDTQLASSGPIHLWSYIPTCAYRCRFCQYPVVLVKGKPEVQYEKAKHWVDLNIAEARLWLDAVPHLAGAEVGEFNVFGGTPSLLPEPEIRRLLDFYRSHFGFTDSTTIRFEGDPSTFTPSKLELLRDLGCTKLSSGVQSFDDHVLQLCGREHTSQMCVDFVRNAASLGFEWVSIDLMYGLLDQTLDSVRRDLDVVLENEVTAVVCTKLHLASYSDTRTGVTGEKPAAWQLPSYRDKLVRDGHRWPTLGEQYQMRELLTDGLRAAGYTEHPTMYFARDGLGPEKWKAIMVDQDKQEPEVAIGLGGSSSCRASEAITDVDSRRYAETVSDGRIPLGSATRFTPDAQEARAVKMALTTLQPLRDSVHAVRFPGRSLFAEPWLGKFRSLAARGLVELQPGVVALTPAGEVLVEAIITTEL; this comes from the coding sequence ATGACTCTCGCCTACGAAGAGGCGATCGGCTCGCTGCACGCGCTCGACCCGGCGTGGCCGCGGCCCGCGGTGCTCGACGTCCTCGAGGCGCCGGCGAACCGGCACCTCCTCGACTTCGTGCAGGAGGACCCGTTCGGGGCGCACGTATTCCCGGGCAACGTGCCCGGCTCGCCGTCGGAGTTCCTGCGCGACCTCGACACGCAGCTGGCTTCGTCCGGCCCGATCCACCTCTGGTCCTACATCCCGACCTGCGCCTATCGCTGCCGGTTCTGCCAGTACCCCGTCGTGCTCGTCAAGGGCAAGCCCGAAGTGCAGTACGAGAAGGCGAAGCACTGGGTCGACCTCAACATCGCCGAGGCGCGGCTGTGGCTCGACGCCGTGCCGCACCTGGCCGGGGCCGAAGTGGGGGAGTTCAACGTCTTCGGTGGCACACCGTCGCTGCTGCCCGAGCCGGAGATCCGCCGGCTGCTGGACTTCTACCGCTCGCACTTCGGGTTCACCGACAGCACGACGATCCGGTTCGAAGGCGACCCGAGCACGTTCACGCCGTCGAAGCTCGAGCTGCTCCGGGATCTGGGCTGCACCAAGCTCTCCAGTGGCGTCCAATCGTTCGACGACCACGTCCTTCAGCTGTGCGGCCGGGAGCACACGTCGCAGATGTGCGTCGACTTCGTGCGCAACGCGGCGTCGCTGGGCTTCGAGTGGGTCAGCATCGACCTGATGTACGGCCTGCTCGACCAGACCCTGGACAGCGTCCGCCGCGACCTCGACGTCGTGCTGGAGAACGAGGTCACGGCGGTGGTGTGCACGAAGCTGCACCTGGCGTCCTATAGCGACACGCGCACGGGCGTCACCGGCGAGAAGCCCGCCGCGTGGCAGCTGCCGTCGTACCGGGACAAGCTGGTGCGCGACGGCCACCGCTGGCCGACGCTCGGCGAGCAGTACCAGATGCGCGAGCTGCTCACCGACGGCCTGCGCGCCGCGGGCTACACCGAACACCCGACGATGTACTTCGCACGCGACGGCCTCGGGCCCGAGAAGTGGAAGGCCATCATGGTCGACCAGGACAAGCAGGAGCCCGAAGTCGCGATCGGCCTGGGCGGCAGTTCGAGCTGCCGCGCGTCCGAGGCGATCACCGACGTCGACTCCCGGCGGTACGCCGAAACCGTTTCGGACGGCCGAATCCCACTGGGTTCGGCGACGCGGTTCACCCCCGATGCCCAGGAGGCCCGGGCGGTGAAGATGGCGCTGACGACGTTGCAGCCCCTGCGGGATTCCGTGCACGCGGTACGCTTCCCGGGGCGTTCGCTGTTCGCGGAGCCGTGGCTCGGCAAGTTCCGCTCGCTGGCCGCGCGCGGGCTCGTCGAGCTGCAGCCCGGCGTTGTCGCACTCACCCCGGCGGGGGAGGTGCTGGTCGAGGCGATCATCACCACGGAGCTATAG